A genomic window from Cutibacterium acnes includes:
- the uxuA gene encoding mannonate dehydratase produces MKMTFRWYGAETDPITLENIRQIPGVSGIMGAMDWIPVGEMWSDEEISSYVRKVNDAGLECEVIESVNVHEDIKLGKPSRDIYIANYCKTLENLAAHGIKVVVYNFMPVFDWLRTELFHRNEDGSTCLYYDHEELVGLTPQDIVKATLDSSAFPLPGWEPERLADLDEVMAQYTDMPRDQLRNNYRYFLEGIVPTCEKVGIRMAVHPDDPAWGIFGIPRIVHSDSDLQRIVDLVNSPANSLCVCAGSLGSNPDNDVPAILAKYGDMGRVAAAHVRNVKFLGSKKFKEASHLSSDGSLDMYAIMKSIHDHCSNSYIRPDHGRMIWGETGRPGYPLYDRALGITYLNGLWEAIEKASAY; encoded by the coding sequence ATGAAGATGACGTTTCGATGGTATGGTGCAGAAACCGACCCCATCACGTTGGAGAATATCCGTCAGATTCCAGGAGTCAGCGGAATCATGGGCGCGATGGACTGGATTCCGGTCGGTGAGATGTGGTCTGATGAGGAGATTTCTTCTTACGTCCGGAAAGTCAATGACGCTGGTTTGGAATGTGAAGTCATTGAATCGGTGAACGTCCACGAAGACATCAAGCTTGGTAAGCCGTCTCGTGACATTTACATCGCCAACTATTGCAAGACCCTAGAGAATCTTGCCGCCCATGGTATTAAGGTCGTTGTCTACAATTTCATGCCGGTATTTGACTGGCTACGCACCGAACTCTTCCATCGTAACGAGGACGGCTCAACCTGCTTGTACTACGACCACGAGGAGCTTGTGGGTCTAACTCCGCAAGACATCGTCAAGGCCACTCTGGATTCGTCGGCCTTCCCACTACCCGGATGGGAGCCCGAGCGGCTGGCCGATCTCGATGAGGTTATGGCCCAGTACACCGACATGCCCCGGGATCAGCTGCGCAATAACTACCGCTACTTCCTTGAGGGAATCGTGCCGACCTGTGAGAAGGTCGGTATTCGGATGGCCGTCCACCCTGATGATCCTGCCTGGGGCATTTTCGGAATTCCGCGTATCGTGCACAGTGATTCTGACCTGCAGAGGATCGTTGATCTGGTGAATTCCCCGGCCAACTCACTGTGCGTGTGCGCTGGATCGCTAGGTTCGAATCCCGACAATGACGTGCCGGCCATCCTCGCGAAATATGGAGATATGGGACGGGTTGCTGCCGCTCATGTCAGAAATGTGAAGTTTCTGGGGTCGAAAAAATTCAAGGAGGCCTCGCATCTTTCCAGCGACGGGTCCCTCGATATGTATGCGATCATGAAGTCTATTCACGATCATTGCTCGAATTCTTATATTCGTCCCGACCACGGTCGGATGATCTGGGGTGAAACGGGTCGTCCTGGTTACCCGCTATATGACCGTGCTTTGGGAATCACCTATCTCAATGGCCTGTGGGAGGCTATCGAGAAAGCTTCCGCGTATTGA
- a CDS encoding mannitol dehydrogenase family protein has protein sequence MKLDLDALHGPALADAGLALPLFDVGEMRSQAHDRPRWMHIGPGNLFRVHIARLAQDIMNSGAEQCGIAAIAPRNPQRLDRGLTDHDLLTLGVTSHADGHTDFGVIASISEGLAYRRDDDFRRITEIACAESLQLITLTITEKGYQLNGYDGSYQDAVVEDLGRDPESDRMSTAMGLVTALLVRRFHAGATPVAVVSCDNFSHNGDMLRTSVLTIAAEWEKRGVIDHRVVEWIAEKVEFPISVIDKITPAPSQKVAEQLAAMGLEDMGIDPDVEVAGFVNTEPAEYLVIEDRFPNGRPELEKAGVYFTDRDTCYRFERMKVTTCLNPLHTALAITGVLLRKPTIDEAMKDPGLAGLVHCLGWQEGLPVVSDPGIIDPKEFLREVEEERFPNPFLGDTPSRIATDTSQKIPIRFGETVKSYLADDSLKVASLRAIPFVFAAWCRYLMGIADDGEPVELSSDPLLGQLESVVSGVRFGDDDSKVISPILSRGDIFGVDLTMTPLSDVVERFFIRLTAGPGAVRSVLDEEFA, from the coding sequence ATGAAGCTTGATCTCGATGCACTTCATGGGCCCGCGTTGGCGGACGCTGGGCTCGCCTTACCCCTCTTTGACGTGGGGGAGATGCGTAGCCAGGCCCATGATCGGCCGCGATGGATGCATATTGGGCCAGGAAATCTGTTCCGTGTCCACATCGCTCGGTTAGCCCAGGACATTATGAACTCCGGGGCTGAGCAGTGCGGCATTGCCGCTATCGCGCCCCGCAATCCACAGCGCCTCGATCGCGGCCTCACGGACCACGATTTGCTGACCCTTGGTGTGACCTCCCACGCCGATGGTCACACCGACTTCGGGGTCATAGCGTCGATCAGCGAGGGGCTGGCCTACCGACGAGATGACGATTTTCGTCGCATCACCGAGATTGCCTGCGCCGAGTCCCTGCAGTTAATCACCCTGACGATCACCGAGAAGGGGTATCAGCTCAACGGCTACGACGGTTCCTACCAAGACGCTGTTGTTGAGGATCTGGGGCGCGACCCCGAGTCTGATCGTATGTCGACGGCAATGGGTCTTGTCACCGCTCTGCTGGTGCGACGTTTCCACGCTGGGGCGACGCCGGTGGCCGTGGTGTCCTGTGACAATTTCTCCCACAACGGTGACATGTTGCGCACCTCGGTGCTGACGATCGCTGCGGAGTGGGAGAAACGAGGCGTCATCGACCACAGGGTTGTCGAGTGGATTGCAGAAAAGGTTGAGTTCCCGATCTCCGTGATCGACAAAATCACCCCGGCCCCGTCCCAGAAGGTTGCCGAGCAGTTAGCGGCAATGGGGCTTGAGGACATGGGGATCGACCCCGACGTCGAGGTGGCGGGGTTTGTCAACACCGAGCCGGCTGAGTACCTCGTTATTGAAGATCGTTTCCCGAATGGGCGTCCGGAATTAGAGAAAGCCGGGGTTTACTTCACGGATCGCGATACCTGCTACCGGTTCGAGCGAATGAAGGTGACGACCTGCCTTAACCCGCTCCACACTGCTCTAGCCATTACCGGGGTGCTGCTACGCAAGCCCACTATTGACGAGGCGATGAAAGACCCGGGTTTAGCGGGTTTAGTACACTGTTTGGGGTGGCAGGAAGGGCTCCCCGTCGTCAGCGATCCGGGGATTATTGACCCCAAGGAATTCTTGCGCGAAGTCGAAGAAGAGCGTTTCCCGAACCCATTCCTTGGTGATACCCCGAGTCGTATTGCCACCGACACCTCGCAGAAGATTCCGATCCGATTTGGTGAGACCGTGAAGTCGTATCTCGCTGATGACTCCCTTAAGGTTGCGTCATTGCGGGCGATCCCGTTCGTTTTCGCCGCCTGGTGTCGGTACCTTATGGGCATTGCTGACGATGGAGAACCGGTAGAGCTGTCCTCCGATCCGCTGCTTGGGCAGCTGGAATCTGTTGTGTCAGGTGTTCGTTTTGGCGATGATGATTCCAAGGTCATCTCCCCCATCCTTAGTCGTGGAGATATCTTCGGCGTAGACCTGACGATGACACCTTTATCTGACGTCGTTGAACGATTTTTTATCCGCCTAACAGCCGGTCCAGGTGCCGTAAGGTCGGTTCTGGATGAGGAGTTTGCGTAA
- the uxaC gene encoding glucuronate isomerase produces MSTPTLTLSEDRLLPRESSALAAAREIYRSTKGLPIISPHGHVPVSWIADDMAFSDPTSLLITPDHYVNRLLHANGVDLEDLGVGRKTMSEEDNRRAFRILCEHWRDFAGTAMRYWLVDQLVGIFGITERPSPENADRIYDTIAERIAQPDFLPRALMDSFDIAFIATTDDPCDDLDGHARLAADETFTRRVAPTFRPDKYLEPAAGGWTGLLARLSEVSGCDATTLDGFTEAMEDRRAYFRQHGAVSSDHSHRDLGTIILDHDRAASIFDASVAGRATVEEMALLRRHLFTDQARMASEDGLTMTVHPAVHRNHDTAAFHRFGADIGSDVPVTLEVVDSLHPLLDKFGNTDLKLVVFTIDETLYSREIAPLSGWYRSLYIGVPWWFIDAPESVMRFKHAVTEMAGFSRVSGMIDDTRAFCSIPARHDMSRRLDAAHLAELVVLGRLDLDEAVEIAHRLIVEQPTQVFGL; encoded by the coding sequence ATGTCAACGCCGACTCTCACCCTCTCCGAGGATCGTCTGCTGCCCCGCGAGTCCTCCGCTTTGGCTGCTGCGCGCGAAATTTACCGATCCACGAAGGGTCTGCCCATTATTTCTCCTCATGGACACGTTCCGGTGTCATGGATCGCCGACGACATGGCTTTCTCTGACCCGACGAGCCTGCTCATTACCCCCGACCACTACGTGAATCGGCTGCTGCATGCTAATGGCGTCGATCTTGAGGACCTGGGTGTTGGGCGCAAGACGATGAGCGAGGAGGACAACCGAAGGGCCTTCCGGATCCTATGCGAGCACTGGCGTGATTTTGCTGGAACAGCGATGCGTTATTGGCTCGTTGACCAGCTTGTCGGCATTTTTGGCATCACCGAACGACCCAGCCCTGAGAACGCTGATCGCATCTACGACACCATCGCTGAAAGAATCGCCCAGCCGGATTTCCTGCCCCGCGCTCTCATGGACTCCTTCGACATTGCCTTCATCGCAACCACCGATGATCCTTGCGACGATCTCGACGGGCACGCTCGACTGGCTGCCGACGAGACATTCACCCGTCGCGTTGCCCCCACCTTCCGCCCAGATAAGTACCTGGAACCGGCTGCCGGAGGCTGGACGGGCTTGCTTGCGAGGTTGTCTGAGGTAAGTGGTTGCGATGCGACGACGCTGGACGGGTTTACCGAGGCAATGGAGGACCGGCGCGCTTACTTTAGACAGCACGGCGCGGTGTCCAGTGACCACAGCCACCGCGACTTAGGCACCATCATCCTTGACCACGATCGTGCGGCGTCGATTTTTGACGCCTCGGTGGCAGGTCGGGCCACTGTCGAGGAGATGGCCCTCCTTCGTCGGCATCTTTTCACCGATCAGGCGAGGATGGCCAGCGAGGACGGCTTGACGATGACCGTCCATCCAGCGGTGCACCGCAATCACGACACCGCCGCGTTCCATCGATTTGGCGCCGATATTGGTTCCGACGTTCCGGTGACGCTGGAAGTTGTCGACTCCCTTCACCCCTTACTCGACAAATTTGGCAACACGGACCTCAAGCTGGTCGTTTTCACGATCGATGAGACCCTTTATTCACGCGAAATCGCTCCCTTGTCCGGGTGGTATCGCAGCCTCTATATCGGTGTGCCCTGGTGGTTCATCGACGCACCCGAGTCGGTGATGAGGTTCAAACACGCCGTTACTGAGATGGCTGGGTTCAGTCGGGTGAGCGGCATGATTGACGACACTCGTGCTTTTTGCTCAATTCCGGCGCGTCACGATATGAGTCGGCGCCTTGATGCCGCTCACCTCGCCGAGCTGGTGGTTTTGGGCAGGCTTGACCTGGATGAGGCGGTTGAGATAGCTCATCGGCTTATTGTGGAGCAGCCCACTCAGGTGTTTGGTCTGTGA
- a CDS encoding LacI family DNA-binding transcriptional regulator — MGVGEESTAPVTISDVARAAGVAPSTVSRAFSRPGRVSVKTSERIFQAARKLGYRQDEVPRVSTSRTYHLVAVCVADVMNPVFGATVKGIFAGARKRGYMVVLIDSNESSEIESETTKRSLATVDGFIFVGSRMSDAGLRHLAGIKPVMTVNRKVPGVSSVTPASDEGLGDALTHLVSEGRSTVTYLAGPTASWQSGVRWRSLLERARRDGKVTVHQLACPTPTIRGGIEAFDMWRAHPTSAVIAYNDLIAIGFMRRAMACGLRIPNGVAVIGFDDIPFSALVSPALSTVRVNQFQMGVVAVNRLLDMVEKPSHHERQAPSEDVVPVSFMVRESG; from the coding sequence ATGGGTGTAGGCGAGGAGTCCACCGCACCGGTTACCATTAGCGACGTCGCGCGGGCTGCCGGTGTTGCTCCGTCAACTGTCTCTCGGGCCTTTTCTCGTCCGGGGCGGGTGAGTGTCAAGACGTCAGAACGGATCTTTCAGGCCGCTCGGAAGCTTGGTTACCGTCAGGATGAGGTGCCGAGAGTTTCGACGAGTAGGACGTATCACCTCGTCGCAGTGTGCGTTGCCGACGTCATGAATCCGGTGTTCGGGGCTACCGTCAAAGGGATTTTCGCAGGTGCCCGCAAACGCGGTTACATGGTCGTCCTCATTGACTCCAACGAGTCATCCGAGATTGAGTCTGAAACCACGAAACGATCCTTGGCTACTGTCGACGGTTTCATTTTTGTCGGTTCGCGCATGTCGGACGCCGGTTTGCGGCACCTGGCCGGGATCAAGCCGGTCATGACGGTCAACCGTAAGGTTCCAGGTGTGTCATCGGTGACACCAGCATCCGATGAAGGACTCGGGGATGCTCTCACCCATTTAGTAAGCGAAGGACGGTCCACAGTGACGTATCTCGCCGGGCCGACAGCGTCTTGGCAATCGGGGGTGAGGTGGCGCAGTTTGCTTGAGCGGGCTCGCCGCGACGGCAAAGTCACAGTGCATCAGCTTGCCTGCCCGACACCCACTATCAGGGGCGGCATAGAAGCGTTCGATATGTGGCGGGCCCATCCGACCTCCGCTGTCATCGCCTACAACGATCTCATCGCGATCGGATTCATGCGTCGAGCAATGGCCTGTGGCCTCAGAATTCCTAACGGCGTCGCCGTCATTGGGTTCGACGACATCCCGTTCTCAGCCTTGGTTTCGCCGGCGTTGTCAACGGTTCGCGTCAATCAGTTCCAAATGGGGGTTGTGGCCGTCAATCGGCTTCTCGACATGGTTGAGAAGCCGAGTCATCATGAGCGCCAGGCACCCAGCGAGGACGTTGTCCCGGTGTCCTTTATGGTGCGGGAATCTGGATAG
- a CDS encoding MFS transporter, with translation MSTITTKGQKAKAVNARDFDIRDMIGYALGDVGNNFTFNLVNSFLMIFYTNVFGLAAALVGALFMAARLVDAFVDIMVGRLIDNSKMTKRGRFTPWVMRMKFPLAASAILLFLPAAGHLPMTTRVVYAFVTYLAWGIFYSFVNIPYGSMASAISGKPRDKTSLSTARSIGSASGAAIVSYVVPLIMYGSNSHQINPHRFFTGAAIFAVLGLFCYIGLTMLTVERIRIDKTERVPLGKMFSEMAHNKALVMLVLIDIVVVINQNLSGITLTYLFNDYFQNKTAMSIALVFNFTTVILVVPFAQTLVRNFGRKESAAVALFFGAAMYGLMLIIHTHSPWIFLVDLFFGSLGAGVFNLMVWAFITDVIDAQEVMSGEREDGVIYGVNSFARKLAQAIAGGIGGAMLTMIGYQSSSQGGAVQSESVVNHLYTLATAIPTICCLGAALLMLGYPLTRDKVVANADELARRHAVQAEQNS, from the coding sequence ATGTCGACCATCACAACGAAAGGCCAGAAGGCTAAGGCGGTGAATGCTCGCGATTTCGATATTCGCGACATGATTGGCTACGCGCTTGGCGATGTGGGCAACAATTTCACCTTCAACTTGGTGAATTCGTTCCTCATGATTTTCTACACCAATGTTTTCGGTCTTGCCGCGGCGCTGGTGGGAGCATTGTTTATGGCTGCCCGTCTCGTTGACGCCTTCGTCGACATCATGGTCGGCCGCCTTATCGACAACTCGAAGATGACCAAACGCGGACGCTTCACCCCGTGGGTCATGCGCATGAAGTTTCCGCTTGCTGCCTCCGCCATTCTCCTCTTTCTGCCAGCTGCCGGCCACCTTCCCATGACGACACGTGTGGTCTACGCCTTCGTCACCTACCTGGCCTGGGGCATCTTCTACTCCTTTGTCAATATCCCCTATGGATCCATGGCGTCAGCCATCTCCGGGAAGCCGCGCGACAAGACCTCGCTATCCACCGCACGGAGCATTGGCTCGGCTTCAGGCGCCGCCATCGTTAGCTATGTCGTGCCGCTTATTATGTACGGCAGCAACTCTCATCAGATCAACCCGCATCGATTCTTTACGGGAGCGGCTATTTTCGCCGTCCTTGGCTTGTTCTGCTACATCGGTCTGACGATGCTGACCGTCGAGCGTATTCGAATTGACAAGACGGAGCGCGTCCCACTGGGCAAGATGTTCTCTGAAATGGCACACAATAAAGCCCTCGTCATGCTGGTCCTTATTGATATCGTTGTCGTCATCAACCAGAATCTTTCTGGTATCACGCTGACCTATCTTTTCAATGATTATTTCCAGAATAAGACTGCGATGTCTATTGCCCTAGTATTCAATTTCACAACTGTTATTCTAGTAGTTCCTTTCGCGCAGACCCTGGTTCGGAATTTCGGTCGAAAAGAATCGGCAGCAGTGGCATTATTCTTCGGCGCCGCCATGTACGGTCTGATGCTCATCATCCACACCCACAGCCCCTGGATTTTCCTTGTTGACCTCTTCTTCGGCTCACTTGGCGCCGGCGTGTTCAACCTCATGGTGTGGGCCTTCATTACCGACGTCATCGATGCCCAGGAGGTCATGTCCGGGGAGCGTGAAGACGGTGTCATCTATGGCGTGAACTCCTTCGCCCGCAAGCTTGCCCAGGCCATTGCCGGTGGAATCGGCGGAGCCATGCTGACGATGATCGGCTACCAGTCCTCCTCCCAAGGTGGTGCCGTTCAGTCGGAGTCCGTCGTCAATCACCTGTACACGCTCGCCACCGCCATCCCGACGATCTGCTGCCTCGGCGCTGCCCTGCTCATGCTGGGCTACCCGCTCACCCGCGACAAGGTGGTCGCCAACGCCGACGAGTTGGCTCGTCGCCACGCAGTACAGGCCGAGCAAAACTCCTGA
- a CDS encoding TIM-barrel domain-containing protein produces MDDRYYGLGEKSGDLERTGRIFDMRCLDALGYDAGSTDPLYKHVPFLMTRTANGAFGIFYDNLSASRFNLGAEVDNYHRPFTSWQADHGDIDYWVMTADHLCDLTPQILRLTGNPAFLPRWALGYSGSTMHYTDAPDASCQLLKFIDLLREHAIPCDSFQLSSGYTTIGSRRYVFTWDRDKFSQPTDTTRHFRDAGLHLAANIKPALLTTHPYYRDVAEAGIFVTNSRTGEPATSMFWGGHGGNVDFTNPRGVQWWKGNVRHQLIDMGIESTWNDNNEYELWSEDAICDGFGHPVELDRIRPVQALLTSRASFEAQREAAPVERPFLISRSGPLGLQRYVQTWSGDNSTSWRTLKYNTRMGVGMSMSGLVNFGHDVGGFAGTARPGPELFARWVANGVMHPRFTIHSWHNDGSVNEPWMYPEITDIVREMIRLRYRLIPFLYTLSYLAAERREPIVNPVFSLDDTLHEESDDFLLGHDLLVASVVEKGQTTRTVTLPHVSDGWFEFDTGVHHDPGTVTLEAPLDRLPLLVCAGAGIPQCELPAPSGEIITTRTVENSPHRIVLYLPDGNGHSQGFFFDDDGHTNGYHQGHGYWLTWSADHTDTTVIVHTHVEGDYQPSWGTMAFALRPGDDRAIKVVADAAQD; encoded by the coding sequence ATCGACGACCGTTACTACGGCCTCGGTGAGAAATCGGGCGACCTGGAGCGCACCGGACGTATCTTCGACATGAGGTGCCTGGACGCCCTGGGATATGACGCCGGCAGCACCGACCCCCTGTACAAACACGTGCCTTTCCTCATGACCCGCACCGCCAACGGTGCCTTCGGGATCTTCTATGACAACCTGTCGGCATCGCGATTCAATCTGGGAGCCGAAGTCGACAACTACCACCGTCCTTTCACCTCGTGGCAAGCCGACCACGGCGACATCGACTATTGGGTCATGACAGCCGACCACCTCTGCGACCTCACCCCGCAGATCTTGCGTCTCACCGGCAACCCGGCCTTTCTACCGCGCTGGGCGCTGGGCTACTCGGGCTCGACAATGCACTACACCGACGCCCCCGACGCCTCCTGCCAGTTGCTGAAGTTCATCGACCTGTTGCGCGAGCATGCGATCCCGTGCGACTCCTTTCAACTCTCGTCGGGCTACACCACCATCGGCTCGCGCCGTTACGTCTTTACCTGGGACCGTGACAAATTTTCCCAGCCCACCGACACTACGAGGCACTTTCGTGACGCCGGCCTCCACCTGGCGGCAAATATCAAACCAGCCCTACTGACGACGCACCCCTATTACCGCGATGTGGCAGAGGCGGGGATTTTTGTCACCAACTCCCGGACTGGGGAACCGGCGACGTCGATGTTCTGGGGCGGTCACGGCGGCAACGTCGACTTCACCAACCCGCGCGGAGTGCAGTGGTGGAAAGGCAACGTCCGCCACCAGCTCATCGACATGGGCATCGAATCCACCTGGAACGACAACAACGAGTACGAATTGTGGTCAGAGGACGCCATTTGTGACGGTTTTGGTCACCCTGTCGAGCTGGACCGCATTCGCCCAGTGCAGGCCCTTCTCACGAGCCGCGCCTCCTTTGAAGCCCAACGCGAGGCTGCCCCTGTCGAACGCCCCTTCCTTATTTCTCGGTCTGGGCCGCTAGGTCTGCAGCGCTACGTCCAGACCTGGAGTGGTGACAATTCCACCTCTTGGCGCACCCTGAAGTACAACACCCGGATGGGTGTAGGGATGAGCATGTCTGGGCTAGTGAATTTCGGCCACGACGTCGGCGGATTCGCCGGTACCGCCCGACCCGGCCCGGAGCTTTTTGCCCGCTGGGTGGCCAACGGCGTAATGCATCCGCGCTTCACGATCCATTCCTGGCACAACGATGGTTCGGTCAATGAACCCTGGATGTACCCCGAGATCACCGACATCGTCCGAGAGATGATCCGGCTGCGCTACCGCCTCATCCCATTCCTGTACACCCTGTCATATCTGGCGGCGGAGCGACGCGAACCCATCGTCAACCCGGTGTTCAGCCTCGACGACACGCTTCATGAGGAGTCCGATGATTTCCTACTCGGCCACGACCTGTTGGTGGCATCCGTCGTCGAAAAGGGCCAAACCACTCGAACCGTCACCCTCCCTCACGTCTCCGACGGCTGGTTTGAGTTCGACACCGGCGTCCATCATGACCCAGGCACCGTCACCCTCGAGGCCCCACTAGACCGCCTGCCACTGCTGGTGTGCGCTGGGGCAGGGATCCCACAGTGTGAGTTGCCCGCGCCTTCGGGGGAAATCATCACCACGCGGACGGTCGAAAACTCCCCACACAGGATCGTTCTCTACCTTCCTGACGGTAACGGCCATTCGCAGGGATTTTTCTTCGACGACGATGGCCATACCAATGGTTACCACCAGGGCCATGGGTACTGGCTCACCTGGTCCGCCGATCACACCGACACCACGGTGATAGTTCATACTCATGTCGAAGGTGACTACCAACCGTCATGGGGAACTATGGCTTTCGCTCTTCGCCCAGGAGATGACCGCGCCATCAAGGTCGTAGCCGACGCCGCCCAGGACTAG
- the uidA gene encoding beta-glucuronidase produces MMLRPQDTATRDTKCLSGMWDFAFDAEDRGQTEKWFTRPLPTCTEMAVPASYQDLSTDPAARDHVGPVWYQREVRIPRGWTDDRVVVHFESATHAATVWVNDVEVVRHVGGYLPFEADITDHVCAGKKCRLTVRVDNRLSFQTIPPGIIVDSPEGPKQKYWHDFFNYAGIHRDVWLCRRPQAHIEDVTITTDIDGNDGIVTWSVLLHDAEPLTTRVTIFDTEGNVVAGGTSANAHARIPSVHLWQPGHGYLYEAEISLVDGDQVIDTYQQVFGVRTIRVDGARLLVNGEPVHLTGFGMHEDHQTIGKAHNDALMLRDAACLEWIGANSLRTSHYPYSERILDYADRHGLLVIDETPAVGINMGLGGGIFGAQGYPTFSAETINDKTQKVHAQVIRDLIARDKNHPSVIIWSIANEPESETEAAENYFLPLFDVARAADPTRPVSFVNVMLAPFGKCRVSQYSDVLLLNRYYGWYVDTGDLAAAERHWREEMAGWASENKPIIITEYGADTMPGLHQIPAQPWSEEYQVEVLKMNERVFDSFDAIVGEHIWNFADFATTSGTMRVGGNRKGIFTRDRQPKSAAFHLRKRWRGVAQ; encoded by the coding sequence ATGATGCTGCGACCACAGGACACCGCCACCCGGGACACGAAGTGTCTGTCGGGGATGTGGGACTTTGCCTTCGACGCCGAGGACCGCGGCCAGACAGAGAAATGGTTCACTCGACCGTTGCCCACGTGCACCGAGATGGCAGTTCCGGCGTCGTACCAGGATCTCTCCACTGATCCCGCCGCCCGCGATCACGTTGGCCCAGTCTGGTACCAACGTGAGGTTCGCATTCCGCGCGGTTGGACCGATGATCGCGTCGTCGTCCATTTCGAGTCTGCGACTCATGCCGCCACCGTCTGGGTCAACGACGTCGAGGTCGTCAGACATGTTGGCGGGTACCTCCCTTTCGAAGCCGATATCACCGATCATGTCTGCGCGGGCAAAAAATGTCGGCTCACGGTTCGTGTCGATAATCGGTTGTCCTTCCAGACCATTCCGCCGGGGATTATCGTCGACTCTCCCGAGGGCCCGAAGCAGAAGTACTGGCACGACTTCTTCAATTACGCCGGCATCCACCGCGACGTGTGGCTGTGTCGCCGCCCCCAGGCCCACATTGAGGACGTCACCATCACCACTGACATTGACGGAAATGACGGAATCGTCACCTGGTCGGTTCTTTTGCACGATGCTGAACCTTTAACGACTCGGGTGACAATTTTCGACACCGAGGGCAACGTGGTCGCTGGGGGAACCAGTGCGAACGCCCATGCGCGCATCCCGTCGGTCCATCTCTGGCAGCCAGGCCACGGGTATCTTTACGAGGCCGAAATCTCCCTAGTCGACGGTGATCAGGTAATCGATACTTACCAGCAGGTCTTCGGCGTCCGAACTATCCGTGTCGACGGCGCCCGCCTCCTCGTCAACGGCGAGCCCGTGCACTTGACCGGATTCGGCATGCACGAGGATCACCAGACCATCGGCAAGGCCCACAACGATGCCCTCATGCTGCGCGACGCCGCCTGTCTAGAGTGGATCGGGGCGAATTCGCTGCGCACGTCCCATTACCCCTACTCCGAGCGTATCCTCGACTACGCCGACCGTCATGGTCTGCTCGTTATCGACGAAACCCCTGCTGTCGGCATAAACATGGGTCTGGGTGGCGGCATTTTTGGCGCCCAGGGCTACCCGACTTTCTCCGCGGAGACCATCAATGACAAGACCCAAAAGGTTCATGCCCAGGTCATCCGAGACCTTATCGCTCGAGATAAAAACCACCCCAGCGTCATCATCTGGTCCATCGCCAATGAGCCAGAGTCTGAGACTGAAGCCGCCGAAAACTACTTCCTCCCCCTCTTCGACGTGGCACGCGCAGCCGACCCCACCCGTCCGGTGAGTTTCGTCAACGTCATGCTCGCTCCGTTCGGAAAGTGTCGCGTATCGCAGTACTCCGACGTTTTGCTGCTCAACCGCTATTATGGCTGGTACGTCGACACTGGCGACCTGGCCGCCGCTGAGCGTCACTGGCGAGAAGAGATGGCAGGTTGGGCCAGCGAGAACAAGCCGATCATCATCACCGAATACGGCGCCGACACCATGCCCGGTCTGCACCAAATCCCCGCCCAGCCATGGAGCGAGGAGTACCAGGTCGAAGTGCTCAAGATGAACGAGCGGGTCTTCGACTCTTTCGACGCCATCGTCGGTGAGCACATCTGGAACTTCGCGGACTTCGCGACCACCAGTGGCACGATGCGCGTCGGAGGCAACCGAAAGGGCATCTTCACCCGGGATCGCCAGCCCAAGTCGGCCGCCTTCCACCTGCGCAAGAGGTGGCGTGGCGTCGCGCAGTAA
- a CDS encoding (2Fe-2S)-binding protein has translation MDVIDLTTAGFDEWVCVENHRPSDLPAGSWLPAIQLIAPETLIRRVNHTHEALLTQRHEGKAGHGHEVPAADGPVAYRVALSATQLGIVARLVVPVVAARTLGNDVDFPRLADLWFRDVPLAPVPVSVAWQPGPAKITGSAVEEITRAFIAAGLSKIVAWDNLASAVSTSVIMVTRCRPDLRQAAIDVATEILAMVDPRPGITAGPGFHRRSCCLYYQVSGSRIACCGDCVLV, from the coding sequence GTGGACGTCATTGATCTCACTACAGCCGGTTTCGACGAGTGGGTCTGTGTCGAAAATCACCGGCCGAGCGATCTCCCCGCTGGTTCCTGGCTTCCGGCGATTCAGCTCATCGCTCCCGAAACCCTCATCCGCCGTGTCAACCATACCCACGAGGCTCTCCTGACCCAGCGCCATGAGGGAAAGGCGGGCCATGGTCACGAGGTCCCTGCCGCAGATGGCCCGGTTGCCTATCGTGTCGCACTGTCGGCAACCCAACTGGGAATTGTCGCCAGGTTGGTGGTTCCGGTCGTCGCAGCCCGGACCCTCGGCAACGATGTTGATTTCCCCAGGCTCGCGGACCTCTGGTTCCGTGATGTGCCTCTTGCTCCGGTTCCCGTGTCGGTAGCTTGGCAACCGGGACCAGCGAAAATCACCGGTTCAGCGGTTGAAGAGATCACTCGTGCCTTCATCGCCGCCGGGTTGAGCAAAATTGTCGCCTGGGACAACCTAGCCTCAGCAGTGAGCACTTCGGTCATCATGGTGACTCGCTGTCGCCCAGATTTACGCCAGGCAGCCATCGACGTCGCCACAGAGATATTGGCTATGGTCGACCCACGCCCCGGTATCACTGCCGGACCGGGCTTTCACCGCCGCAGCTGTTGCCTCTATTACCAGGTCAGTGGCTCTCGCATAGCTTGCTGTGGGGACTGCGTGCTGGTCTGA